The following are encoded in a window of bacterium genomic DNA:
- a CDS encoding OsmC family protein: MVGITGKYIGNKRVSLIHGPSESEILTDAPKDNAGEGAYFSPTDLVAAALGSCIMTTLAIYGEKHSIDFTGMYMSTEKHMSDTPPRRIAKLPVTLHLPKALPLELREKIEHVAHACPVHRSLHPEVSAEIAIHYDV; the protein is encoded by the coding sequence ATGGTTGGAATCACTGGTAAATACATTGGCAATAAACGGGTCTCACTAATCCATGGTCCTTCGGAATCAGAGATCTTAACCGATGCACCTAAAGATAACGCCGGAGAAGGTGCCTATTTTTCCCCAACTGACTTAGTTGCAGCAGCACTCGGGAGCTGCATTATGACTACTCTTGCAATTTACGGGGAAAAACATTCGATTGATTTTACTGGCATGTATATGTCAACAGAGAAACATATGTCGGACACTCCGCCACGTCGCATCGCGAAACTACCAGTGACACTACATTTACCTAAAGCGCTCCCGCTAGAGCTCCGTGAAAAGATTGAACACGTCGCCCATGCTTGCCCTGTGCATCGCTCACTGCACCCGGAAGTGAGCGCCGAGATCGCAATTCACTACGATGTATAG
- a CDS encoding VacJ family lipoprotein, whose protein sequence is MKKYLFLVVLLTVTAQVTYADDREIADPIEGFNRKVFWFNEQFDTYLFKPIAQGYNYITPNVAQRSFTNFFRNLRSPIYIVSDLMQGNSDQLGTHLARFMYNSTFGLAGFIDVAKEFGLRHVEEDFGTGLGYRGVETGPYLVLPIYGPSNLRDTFGRIADSFLDPLGAAGYFSDALEDPVLYGTRALEAVNIRAKRLEDKELMDDMSLDPYVFRRSAYMQMREGLVGRE, encoded by the coding sequence ATGAAAAAATATTTATTCCTGGTAGTATTATTAACAGTTACTGCTCAAGTCACTTATGCAGACGATCGAGAGATCGCTGACCCAATCGAAGGCTTTAATCGCAAAGTTTTTTGGTTCAACGAACAATTTGATACTTATTTATTCAAGCCGATTGCCCAAGGCTATAATTACATCACACCCAATGTCGCGCAGCGTTCATTTACAAATTTCTTTAGAAATTTACGCTCGCCAATTTATATTGTGAGTGACCTGATGCAGGGCAACAGCGATCAATTGGGCACACATCTTGCGCGCTTTATGTATAATAGCACTTTCGGCCTTGCAGGATTTATTGATGTGGCAAAAGAATTTGGCCTCCGCCATGTCGAAGAAGATTTCGGCACCGGGCTTGGATATCGTGGGGTTGAGACTGGCCCTTATCTCGTCTTGCCAATTTATGGTCCGTCAAATTTGCGCGACACTTTCGGAAGAATCGCTGATAGTTTCTTAGACCCGCTCGGAGCTGCAGGATATTTTAGCGATGCGCTTGAGGATCCAGTGCTTTATGGCACACGCGCGCTGGAAGCTGTAAATATCCGCGCAAAACGGCTTGAAGATAAAGAATTAATGGATGACATGTCCTTAGACCCGTATGTTTTTCGGCGCTCTGCATATATGCAAATGCGTGAGGGCTTAGTTGGTCGGGAATAA
- a CDS encoding spore maturation protein — protein MTPNQKHSSAQSPMSLIFFFFLIGAIIVGLLTGRLKEVTDTSFQSAKDAVNLSINLIGIMALWLGLMRILEAGGAMQTIASKLKPLMRRLFPGVPAEHPAMSAMILNISANMLGLGNAATPFGIRAMTELNKLNPLPGVATNAMCLFLAINTSSVTLLPLGVIGVRAAAGASEPAAIFFTTLFATTCSTLSAVLAAFYFAKRDKVYLQEAISAPPPDLKNESQGTNSLEPENPYQHLLAASSGAEKGITRAIILLLLATILLRVLLGKLTVEELASEIATLWLMPGLMLAIVLYGYARGVKLYDAVTDGAKQGFDTAVRIIPFLVIILVAIGMFRSSGAMEYLGVLLSPFTDLIGMPAEVLPMALVRPLSGSGAFALMSEIIQRDPNSYAAFLASTIQGSTETTFYVLAVYFGSCGILRFRHAVWCGLIADVFGVLGACIICSVTY, from the coding sequence ATGACTCCAAATCAAAAGCATTCTTCTGCCCAGTCTCCAATGAGTTTGATCTTTTTTTTCTTCTTGATTGGAGCAATTATTGTTGGACTACTCACGGGGCGTCTCAAGGAAGTAACTGATACAAGCTTCCAGTCAGCCAAGGATGCCGTCAATCTTTCGATTAATCTAATTGGCATCATGGCGCTCTGGTTAGGGCTCATGCGTATTCTTGAAGCCGGTGGAGCCATGCAAACGATTGCTAGCAAACTCAAGCCTTTGATGCGTAGGCTTTTTCCGGGAGTTCCCGCTGAGCACCCCGCCATGAGTGCGATGATTTTAAATATCTCAGCTAACATGCTCGGGCTGGGCAATGCCGCAACTCCCTTTGGTATTCGGGCGATGACAGAGTTAAATAAACTTAATCCACTGCCTGGCGTAGCAACCAATGCAATGTGCTTGTTTCTTGCAATTAATACATCAAGCGTAACACTGCTCCCACTTGGAGTTATCGGAGTGCGTGCAGCAGCCGGGGCAAGTGAGCCAGCGGCGATATTTTTTACAACTCTATTTGCCACAACCTGTTCAACGCTCAGCGCAGTTTTAGCGGCTTTTTATTTTGCTAAGCGCGACAAAGTGTATTTGCAGGAAGCAATTAGCGCCCCACCGCCGGATCTAAAAAATGAAAGCCAAGGCACTAATTCTTTAGAACCGGAAAATCCCTATCAACACTTGCTAGCTGCCTCATCAGGCGCAGAGAAAGGGATTACGCGCGCAATTATCTTACTTTTATTAGCCACAATTCTACTTCGGGTTTTGCTTGGCAAACTTACCGTTGAAGAGCTTGCCAGTGAGATTGCAACTTTATGGCTCATGCCCGGATTGATGCTGGCAATTGTGCTTTACGGCTACGCTCGCGGTGTAAAACTTTATGATGCAGTTACAGATGGAGCAAAGCAGGGTTTTGATACTGCAGTAAGAATCATTCCATTCCTTGTGATAATTTTAGTTGCAATTGGAATGTTTCGATCCTCGGGTGCGATGGAATATTTGGGTGTTTTATTATCTCCATTCACGGATTTAATTGGCATGCCCGCAGAGGTGCTTCCGATGGCCTTGGTGCGGCCGTTATCAGGAAGTGGGGCATTTGCCTTGATGAGTGAGATTATTCAGCGTGACCCGAATTCTTATGCGGCATTTTTAGCTTCAACGATTCAAGGATCGACGGAAACAACTTTTTATGTTTTGGCTGTTTACTTCGGGTCGTGCGGCATTCTTCGTTTCAGGCATGCTGTGTGGTGTGGGTTAATTGCTGATGTTTTTGGTGTCCTAGGCGCGTGCATCATCTGCTCTGTTACATATTAG